The sequence TCCATGGAAATATGGAAAGTGCTCCGATGAGCCTGCCCATCGGCAAGGGAGCATTCATGTCCGAACACAAAGCAACCATCGATTGGCAATTTTCCGGCGGCGACTTCGTGCACGGCAAGTATTCGCGCGAGCACTCGTGGTCGTTCGATGGCGGATTGACGGTGCCCGCATCGCCGTCGCCATCGGTGGTTCCCCTGCCCCATTCCAATCCGGCAAACGTGGATCCGGAAGAAGCATTCGTGGCGGCCCTATCGAGCTGCCACATGCTGACATTTTTGTGGCTCGCATCGCGTGCCGGGTTTCACGTGATCAGCTATCGCGACGAAGCCATCGGGCACATGACGAAGAACGAAAAGCGCATTCCGTGGGTGAGTCTGGTCGAATTGCATCCACGCATCGAATATGGCGGGGACAAACGGCCTTCGGCGGAAGAAGAAGACCGATTGCATCACGACGCGCACGAATTTTGTTTCATTGCGAATTCCGTGAAGACGGAGATTCGCGTGGTGAGCACGTAATCACTTCATGCACCACGGTTCGGCGCTTTCCGAGTTGATGATCACTTCGCCCTCCCCGGCGCTCGTATCGATCGTGCCTTCCCAAGCTATCTTGGAAGGAGGAGCGTCCGTCACGTCGCGGACGACGCGGATCGAAATGCTCCCCGATTCCACCGGGATGATGTCAGCCGCATAATCGAAGACGCACATACAATGGCATCGAGCGCCTCCGGCCGCCGCCTCGGGAGCATCGACTTCCGTGAACACGAGCGTGTCGCCGTCGCGCGTCACGTTGACGGAATGATCGCCGCAACAATTGAGCATGATGCGAGCATTGGTCAGACCGAGCGTTTTGGTGGCCGCGTCGTAGTTCCACAAGAGACGCTCGGCGTCGCAATAGGTTGCTGCATCGGGCATGGGAATTTTGGCGCCCGAGTTGATGAATCCGCCGCATTCACTGATCGACGGCGCGACATCGAACTCGGCAGGCGCAGGGTTTCCCCCGGATGACGAGTGGCCGCTGTTTTCGCCGCTGCAGGAAGCGATCAGGATGGCGGTCAGAAAAGCTGCACCGATATGCTTCGAAGAAAAGTTCATGGGATGACTCCTGGTTGCATCCATGAGATACGACCTGGGCGAGGATGTCAATTGCGGAGTCGAATACTGAAGACATTGACGCCAGCAATGTGGTAGCGTGCGCGAACCAGGGAGAAAACGACGTTGATGGCCCCCGCATCCGTCGGGATCACTACCATGCAGCAAGCCACGACACGCCAGTTTCTTGCAGCCGCCATCGTCGTAGCCGGCGTCATTGCATCAGCCGGTCACGCCTTCGCGCAGCCCGCGCCGCCACCAGCATCCACCGCTGAAGCGGCCCCCTTGCCACCACCGCCATCGCCACCTCCTGCTGCCGCTCCCGATGCGCCCCCGCAAGACCCGGCATTGCCAGCACCTCCACCACCTCCCCCGATTGCGCCGCCCGTAGCAGCGCCGCAAGGTGCTGCC is a genomic window of Polyangiaceae bacterium containing:
- a CDS encoding OsmC family protein, translated to MSEHKATIDWQFSGGDFVHGKYSREHSWSFDGGLTVPASPSPSVVPLPHSNPANVDPEEAFVAALSSCHMLTFLWLASRAGFHVISYRDEAIGHMTKNEKRIPWVSLVELHPRIEYGGDKRPSAEEEDRLHHDAHEFCFIANSVKTEIRVVST